The following are encoded in a window of Castanea sativa cultivar Marrone di Chiusa Pesio chromosome 5, ASM4071231v1 genomic DNA:
- the LOC142635703 gene encoding uncharacterized protein LOC142635703 has protein sequence MGLPEEFGLRESLTLRPLEDIRQLMRRIEEYKCLEDDRLQSKGKAPIINYLRNTGFNLRYRKDLRIQEPGATVKGVNTVFKEPVHRIVERIKNESYFKWPNMMASDPSRRNQNLYCTYHSDKRHTTEQCRVLKDHLEQLVKARHLKEFLTGTGQEVPKGIRASTTKGVLAVVSARGRATKQPPGKKPKYSRQPISFDDDDLEGTTQPHHDALIVMAHVRGFIMKRVMIDQGNRADVMYSDLYRGLSLKRGDLSRYDTPLMGFDGHIVTPEGQISLPVSMGGKEVIVTSIVVASFSLYTAILGRPWIHDMGAIPSTLHVKVKFRTEEGIIVVKGDQQATWQCLVAAADKPTKQTESTKKAPL, from the exons ATGGGGTTACCCGAAGAGTTCGGGCTGAGGGAGTCATTGACCCTGAGGCCTCTTGAGGATATAAGGCAGTTGATGAGGCGGATCGAGGAGTACAAATGCTTGGAAGATGATCGGCTACAGAGCAAGGGGAAGGCCCCGATCATCAATTACCTGCGGAATACTGGCTTCAACCTCAGATACAGGAAGGATTTAAGAATTCAAGAGCCCGGTGCAACGGTTAAGGGAGTCAATACGGTGTTCAAGGAGCCCGTGCACAGGATCGTtgagaggataaaaaatgagTCGTATTTTAAGTGGCCGAACATGATGGCAAGCGACCCATCAAGAAGAAACCAAAATTTGTATTGCACCTACCACAGTGATAAAAGGCATACCACCGAGCAATGCAGAGTATTGAAGGATCACTTGGAGCAGTTGGTCAAGGCAAGACATTTGAAGGAGTTTCTAACGGGGACCGGGCAAGAGG TACCAAAGGGTATTCGGGCATCCACAACAAAGGGGGTATTGGCCGTAGTATCGGCGAGAGGTCGCGCCACCAAGCAACCCCCGGGGAAGAAGCCAAAGTACTCCAGACAACCCATATCTTTTGACGACGACGACCTAGAGGGCACCACTCAACCGCACCACGACGCTTTAATAGTCATGGCCCATGTGAGGGGCTTCATAATGAAGAGAGTAATGATAGACCAAGGGAATAGAGCAGATGTAATGTACTCGGACTTGTACAGAGGGCTCAGCCTGAAAAGGGGGGATTTGTCTAGGTATGACACACCACTGATGGGATTCGATGGGCACATAGTGACACCAGAGGGGCAAATTTCACTACCAGTCAGCATGGGGGGTAAAGAGGTGATTGTGACATCCATAGTGGTTGCTTCTTTCTCACTGTATACGGCAATCCTCGGAAGGCCGTGGATTCATGACATGGGAGCTATACCGTCCACATTGCACGTCAAAGTTAAGTTTCGAACCGAAGAGGGAATTATAGTGGTAAAGGGTGATCAGCAAGCGACCTGGCAATGCTTAGTAGCCGCGGCCGACAAACCAACCAAGCAAACGGAATCAACTAAGAAAGCTCCCTTATAG
- the LOC142635704 gene encoding uncharacterized protein LOC142635704, whose amino-acid sequence MVPRLIRVELVPEPSITVGTPITQVTTTESCWMDLIIEFLTKDRATEDEKEAARVRRTASRYWLSADQNLYRRSFEGPYLQCLHPSQTEELLAELHEGVCGSHVGAVIGSSSNDSRVLVAADEKRRNQACPEVREVPGTRTHDLSTNREPKPSKQPMAIRTLGAGYSRAISPSISNLSIRNRYSTPAYPQSNGQAEVTNKAIVSRLKKRLEGAKGRWAEELPSVLWAYQTTPRRSMGETPFSLTYGAEVVIPTEVNLCSTRVTGFASEENEKLMAK is encoded by the exons ATGGTACCTCGGTTGATCAGGGTAGAGTTGGTGCCAGAGCCGAGTATTACCGTAGGGACTCCGATCACACAAGTCACCACAACCGAGAGCTGCTGGATGGACCTTATCATTGAATTCCTTACGAAGGACCGAGCCACGGAAGATGAGAAAGAGGCAGCTAGAGTACGACGCACCGCCTCTCGGTACTGGTTGTCTGCCGACCAGAACTTATACCGGAGATCATTCGAAGGGCCGTATTTGCAATGTCTACATCCCAGTCAGACTGAAGAGCTTTTGGCTGAGCTGCACGAGGGTGTGTGCGGTAGCCATGTAGGGGCGGTCATTGGCTCATCGAGCAATGACTCAAGGGTTTTAGTGGCCGCGGATGAGAAAAGACGCAACCAAGCATGCCCAGAGGTGCGAGAAGTGCCAGGTACACGCACCCATGATCTATCAACCAACCGGGAACCTAAACCCAGTAAGCAGCCTATGGCCATTCGCACGTTGGGGGCTGGATATAGTCGGGCCATTTCCCCGAGCATCAG CAACCTTAGTATCCGAAATCGGTATTCTACCCCGGCATATCCACAGAGTAACGGCCAAGCAGAAGTGACCAATAAGGCCATCGTGAGCAgattgaagaaaaggttggaggGTGCCAAAGGAAGATGGGCCGAGGAGTTGCCAAGCGTCCTATGGGCGTACCAAACAACTCCCAGGAGATCCATGGGAGAGACACCATTTTCTCTGACTTACGGAGCAGAGGTTGTCATCCCTACCGAAGTGAACCTATGTAGCACCCGGGTCACGGGATTTGCTTCAGAAGAGAACGAGAAGCTAATGGCAAAGTAG